A stretch of Vespa velutina chromosome 8, iVesVel2.1, whole genome shotgun sequence DNA encodes these proteins:
- the LOC124951249 gene encoding steroid hormone receptor ERR1 isoform X4 codes for MTIAIYPRSMYVCMMSGATTEGMICYNRTMPNIKQEVDNPATPTQNYQVCSPTTTLQNQEAICTKMDVPPDYGGGGGGGGGGGGGSACSGNGGAGSGSPGSPEMHHCSSTTQPLGTPEEGIKEEDMLPRRLCLVCGDVASGFHYGVASCEACKAFFKRTIQASNFTGNIEYTCPANGECEINKRRRKACQACRFQKCLRQGMLKEGVRLDRVRGGRQKYRRSTDPYIPVKTATLEASVASGGSGEQINNKMVEALAACEPDILQVSNLSHTLDTDQRILGQLSDLYDRELVGIIGWAKQIPGFSSLALNDQMRLLQSTWAEILTFSLAWRSMPNNGRLWFAQDFSLDERLARECHCTELYTHCIQIVERIQRLGLIKEEYYVLKALILANSDARSDEPQALYRFRDTILNSLSDCVAAVRPGQALRATQNMFLILPSLRQADGIVRRFWSSVYRTGKVPMNKLFVEMLEAAYYR; via the exons gtTTGTATGATGTCTGGCGCTACTACCGAAGGTATGATATGCTACAACAGAACCATGCCAAACATTAAACAAGAAGTCGACAACCCCGCCACGCCTACACAAAACTATCAAGTTTGTTCACCGACCACTACACTGCAAAATCAGGAG gCAATTTGCACAAAAATGGATGTGCCGCCTGATTacggcggcggtggtggtggtggtggtggtggtggtggtggcagtGCTTGTAGCGGAAATGGAGGCGCTGGTAGTGGAAGTCCAGGTAGTCCAGAGATGCATCACTGTTCATCGACGACTCAACCTTTAGGAACTCCCgag gaAGGCATCAAGGAGGAAGACATGTTGCCCAGGCGATTATGTCTCGTTTGCGGAGACGTTGCAAGTGGATTCCATTACGGTGTCGCATCTTGCGAGGCATGCAAAGCTTTCTTTAAGAGGACTATACAAG cGAGTAACTTTACAGGTAACATTGAATATACTTGCCCGGCAAACGGAGAatgcgaaataaataaacgtagaAGAAAGGCGTGCCAGGCGTGCAGATTTCAAAAGTGTCTTCGCCAGGGAATGCTAAAGGAAGGTGTGCGATTGGATCGGGTTAGAGGTGGCAGGCAAAAATACAGAAGATCTACGGATCCTTACATCCCTGTGAAAACGGCTACTCTGGAAG cGAGCGTAGCATCCGGAGGATCTGGGGAACAAATAA ATAACAAAATGGTCGAAGCTCTAGCTGCGTGTGAACCCGATATTTTACAAGTATCGAATCTTTCTCACACTTTGGATACAGATCAAAGGATACTGGGACAGTTGTCGGATTTATATGATCGCGAATTAGTTGGAATTATcg gtTGGGCTAAACAAATACCGGGGTTCAGCAGTTTAGCTTTAAACGATCAAATGCGGCTTCTACAAAGTACATGGGCGGAAATTCTAACTTTCAGTTTAGCGTGGAGAAGTATGCCTAATAATGGCAGATTGTGGTTCGCTCAAGATTTCAGCTTGGATGAACGTCTGGCACGTGAATGCCATTGTACAGAGCTATATACGCAT TGCATCCAGATCGTAGAAAGGATTCAACGATTGGGTTTGATCAAAGAAGAGTACTATGTGCTGAAGGCATTGATTCTGGCGAATAGCGACGCTAGATCGGACGAACCTCAAGCTCTATATCGTTTCCGCGACACAATATTAAATTCCCTTTCGGACTGCGTAGCAGCCGTAAGGCCAGGACAGGCGTTACGTGCTACGCAAAACATGTTCCTAATACTGCCTAGTCTTAGACAGGCCGATGGAATTGTAAGGAGATTTTGGTCGAGTGTTTATAGAACGGGCAAAGTGCCGATGAACAAGCTCTTTGTAGAGATGTTGGAAGCTGCCTATTATCGATGA
- the LOC124951249 gene encoding steroid hormone receptor ERR1 isoform X1, translated as MTIAIYPRSIVKRSENDMEAWMYDVVCMMSGATTEGMICYNRTMPNIKQEVDNPATPTQNYQVCSPTTTLQNQEAICTKMDVPPDYGGGGGGGGGGGGGSACSGNGGAGSGSPGSPEMHHCSSTTQPLGTPEEGIKEEDMLPRRLCLVCGDVASGFHYGVASCEACKAFFKRTIQASNFTGNIEYTCPANGECEINKRRRKACQACRFQKCLRQGMLKEGVRLDRVRGGRQKYRRSTDPYIPVKTATLEASVASGGSGEQINNKMVEALAACEPDILQVSNLSHTLDTDQRILGQLSDLYDRELVGIIGWAKQIPGFSSLALNDQMRLLQSTWAEILTFSLAWRSMPNNGRLWFAQDFSLDERLARECHCTELYTHCIQIVERIQRLGLIKEEYYVLKALILANSDARSDEPQALYRFRDTILNSLSDCVAAVRPGQALRATQNMFLILPSLRQADGIVRRFWSSVYRTGKVPMNKLFVEMLEAAYYR; from the exons TGTGAAAAGGAGCGAGAACGATATGGAGGCCTGGATGTACGACGTG gtTTGTATGATGTCTGGCGCTACTACCGAAGGTATGATATGCTACAACAGAACCATGCCAAACATTAAACAAGAAGTCGACAACCCCGCCACGCCTACACAAAACTATCAAGTTTGTTCACCGACCACTACACTGCAAAATCAGGAG gCAATTTGCACAAAAATGGATGTGCCGCCTGATTacggcggcggtggtggtggtggtggtggtggtggtggtggcagtGCTTGTAGCGGAAATGGAGGCGCTGGTAGTGGAAGTCCAGGTAGTCCAGAGATGCATCACTGTTCATCGACGACTCAACCTTTAGGAACTCCCgag gaAGGCATCAAGGAGGAAGACATGTTGCCCAGGCGATTATGTCTCGTTTGCGGAGACGTTGCAAGTGGATTCCATTACGGTGTCGCATCTTGCGAGGCATGCAAAGCTTTCTTTAAGAGGACTATACAAG cGAGTAACTTTACAGGTAACATTGAATATACTTGCCCGGCAAACGGAGAatgcgaaataaataaacgtagaAGAAAGGCGTGCCAGGCGTGCAGATTTCAAAAGTGTCTTCGCCAGGGAATGCTAAAGGAAGGTGTGCGATTGGATCGGGTTAGAGGTGGCAGGCAAAAATACAGAAGATCTACGGATCCTTACATCCCTGTGAAAACGGCTACTCTGGAAG cGAGCGTAGCATCCGGAGGATCTGGGGAACAAATAA ATAACAAAATGGTCGAAGCTCTAGCTGCGTGTGAACCCGATATTTTACAAGTATCGAATCTTTCTCACACTTTGGATACAGATCAAAGGATACTGGGACAGTTGTCGGATTTATATGATCGCGAATTAGTTGGAATTATcg gtTGGGCTAAACAAATACCGGGGTTCAGCAGTTTAGCTTTAAACGATCAAATGCGGCTTCTACAAAGTACATGGGCGGAAATTCTAACTTTCAGTTTAGCGTGGAGAAGTATGCCTAATAATGGCAGATTGTGGTTCGCTCAAGATTTCAGCTTGGATGAACGTCTGGCACGTGAATGCCATTGTACAGAGCTATATACGCAT TGCATCCAGATCGTAGAAAGGATTCAACGATTGGGTTTGATCAAAGAAGAGTACTATGTGCTGAAGGCATTGATTCTGGCGAATAGCGACGCTAGATCGGACGAACCTCAAGCTCTATATCGTTTCCGCGACACAATATTAAATTCCCTTTCGGACTGCGTAGCAGCCGTAAGGCCAGGACAGGCGTTACGTGCTACGCAAAACATGTTCCTAATACTGCCTAGTCTTAGACAGGCCGATGGAATTGTAAGGAGATTTTGGTCGAGTGTTTATAGAACGGGCAAAGTGCCGATGAACAAGCTCTTTGTAGAGATGTTGGAAGCTGCCTATTATCGATGA
- the LOC124951249 gene encoding steroid hormone receptor ERR1 isoform X7, giving the protein MMSGATTEGMICYNRTMPNIKQEVDNPATPTQNYQVCSPTTTLQNQEAICTKMDVPPDYGGGGGGGGGGGGGSACSGNGGAGSGSPGSPEMHHCSSTTQPLGTPEEGIKEEDMLPRRLCLVCGDVASGFHYGVASCEACKAFFKRTIQASNFTGNIEYTCPANGECEINKRRRKACQACRFQKCLRQGMLKEGVRLDRVRGGRQKYRRSTDPYIPVKTATLEASVASGGSGEQINNKMVEALAACEPDILQVSNLSHTLDTDQRILGQLSDLYDRELVGIIGWAKQIPGFSSLALNDQMRLLQSTWAEILTFSLAWRSMPNNGRLWFAQDFSLDERLARECHCTELYTHCIQIVERIQRLGLIKEEYYVLKALILANSDARSDEPQALYRFRDTILNSLSDCVAAVRPGQALRATQNMFLILPSLRQADGIVRRFWSSVYRTGKVPMNKLFVEMLEAAYYR; this is encoded by the exons ATGATGTCTGGCGCTACTACCGAAGGTATGATATGCTACAACAGAACCATGCCAAACATTAAACAAGAAGTCGACAACCCCGCCACGCCTACACAAAACTATCAAGTTTGTTCACCGACCACTACACTGCAAAATCAGGAG gCAATTTGCACAAAAATGGATGTGCCGCCTGATTacggcggcggtggtggtggtggtggtggtggtggtggtggcagtGCTTGTAGCGGAAATGGAGGCGCTGGTAGTGGAAGTCCAGGTAGTCCAGAGATGCATCACTGTTCATCGACGACTCAACCTTTAGGAACTCCCgag gaAGGCATCAAGGAGGAAGACATGTTGCCCAGGCGATTATGTCTCGTTTGCGGAGACGTTGCAAGTGGATTCCATTACGGTGTCGCATCTTGCGAGGCATGCAAAGCTTTCTTTAAGAGGACTATACAAG cGAGTAACTTTACAGGTAACATTGAATATACTTGCCCGGCAAACGGAGAatgcgaaataaataaacgtagaAGAAAGGCGTGCCAGGCGTGCAGATTTCAAAAGTGTCTTCGCCAGGGAATGCTAAAGGAAGGTGTGCGATTGGATCGGGTTAGAGGTGGCAGGCAAAAATACAGAAGATCTACGGATCCTTACATCCCTGTGAAAACGGCTACTCTGGAAG cGAGCGTAGCATCCGGAGGATCTGGGGAACAAATAA ATAACAAAATGGTCGAAGCTCTAGCTGCGTGTGAACCCGATATTTTACAAGTATCGAATCTTTCTCACACTTTGGATACAGATCAAAGGATACTGGGACAGTTGTCGGATTTATATGATCGCGAATTAGTTGGAATTATcg gtTGGGCTAAACAAATACCGGGGTTCAGCAGTTTAGCTTTAAACGATCAAATGCGGCTTCTACAAAGTACATGGGCGGAAATTCTAACTTTCAGTTTAGCGTGGAGAAGTATGCCTAATAATGGCAGATTGTGGTTCGCTCAAGATTTCAGCTTGGATGAACGTCTGGCACGTGAATGCCATTGTACAGAGCTATATACGCAT TGCATCCAGATCGTAGAAAGGATTCAACGATTGGGTTTGATCAAAGAAGAGTACTATGTGCTGAAGGCATTGATTCTGGCGAATAGCGACGCTAGATCGGACGAACCTCAAGCTCTATATCGTTTCCGCGACACAATATTAAATTCCCTTTCGGACTGCGTAGCAGCCGTAAGGCCAGGACAGGCGTTACGTGCTACGCAAAACATGTTCCTAATACTGCCTAGTCTTAGACAGGCCGATGGAATTGTAAGGAGATTTTGGTCGAGTGTTTATAGAACGGGCAAAGTGCCGATGAACAAGCTCTTTGTAGAGATGTTGGAAGCTGCCTATTATCGATGA
- the LOC124951249 gene encoding steroid hormone receptor ERR2 isoform X5: MTIAIYPRSIVKRSENDMEAWMYDVVCMMSGATTEGMICYNRTMPNIKQEVDNPATPTQNYQVCSPTTTLQNQEAICTKMDVPPDYGGGGGGGGGGGGGSACSGNGGAGSGSPGSPEMHHCSSTTQPLGTPEEGIKEEDMLPRRLCLVCGDVASGFHYGVASCEACKAFFKRTIQGNIEYTCPANGECEINKRRRKACQACRFQKCLRQGMLKEGVRLDRVRGGRQKYRRSTDPYIPVKTATLEDNKMVEALAACEPDILQVSNLSHTLDTDQRILGQLSDLYDRELVGIIGWAKQIPGFSSLALNDQMRLLQSTWAEILTFSLAWRSMPNNGRLWFAQDFSLDERLARECHCTELYTHCIQIVERIQRLGLIKEEYYVLKALILANSDARSDEPQALYRFRDTILNSLSDCVAAVRPGQALRATQNMFLILPSLRQADGIVRRFWSSVYRTGKVPMNKLFVEMLEAAYYR, from the exons TGTGAAAAGGAGCGAGAACGATATGGAGGCCTGGATGTACGACGTG gtTTGTATGATGTCTGGCGCTACTACCGAAGGTATGATATGCTACAACAGAACCATGCCAAACATTAAACAAGAAGTCGACAACCCCGCCACGCCTACACAAAACTATCAAGTTTGTTCACCGACCACTACACTGCAAAATCAGGAG gCAATTTGCACAAAAATGGATGTGCCGCCTGATTacggcggcggtggtggtggtggtggtggtggtggtggtggcagtGCTTGTAGCGGAAATGGAGGCGCTGGTAGTGGAAGTCCAGGTAGTCCAGAGATGCATCACTGTTCATCGACGACTCAACCTTTAGGAACTCCCgag gaAGGCATCAAGGAGGAAGACATGTTGCCCAGGCGATTATGTCTCGTTTGCGGAGACGTTGCAAGTGGATTCCATTACGGTGTCGCATCTTGCGAGGCATGCAAAGCTTTCTTTAAGAGGACTATACAAG GTAACATTGAATATACTTGCCCGGCAAACGGAGAatgcgaaataaataaacgtagaAGAAAGGCGTGCCAGGCGTGCAGATTTCAAAAGTGTCTTCGCCAGGGAATGCTAAAGGAAGGTGTGCGATTGGATCGGGTTAGAGGTGGCAGGCAAAAATACAGAAGATCTACGGATCCTTACATCCCTGTGAAAACGGCTACTCTGGAAG ATAACAAAATGGTCGAAGCTCTAGCTGCGTGTGAACCCGATATTTTACAAGTATCGAATCTTTCTCACACTTTGGATACAGATCAAAGGATACTGGGACAGTTGTCGGATTTATATGATCGCGAATTAGTTGGAATTATcg gtTGGGCTAAACAAATACCGGGGTTCAGCAGTTTAGCTTTAAACGATCAAATGCGGCTTCTACAAAGTACATGGGCGGAAATTCTAACTTTCAGTTTAGCGTGGAGAAGTATGCCTAATAATGGCAGATTGTGGTTCGCTCAAGATTTCAGCTTGGATGAACGTCTGGCACGTGAATGCCATTGTACAGAGCTATATACGCAT TGCATCCAGATCGTAGAAAGGATTCAACGATTGGGTTTGATCAAAGAAGAGTACTATGTGCTGAAGGCATTGATTCTGGCGAATAGCGACGCTAGATCGGACGAACCTCAAGCTCTATATCGTTTCCGCGACACAATATTAAATTCCCTTTCGGACTGCGTAGCAGCCGTAAGGCCAGGACAGGCGTTACGTGCTACGCAAAACATGTTCCTAATACTGCCTAGTCTTAGACAGGCCGATGGAATTGTAAGGAGATTTTGGTCGAGTGTTTATAGAACGGGCAAAGTGCCGATGAACAAGCTCTTTGTAGAGATGTTGGAAGCTGCCTATTATCGATGA
- the LOC124951249 gene encoding steroid hormone receptor ERR1 isoform X2: MTIAIYPRSIVKRSENDMEAWMYDVVCMMSGATTEGMICYNRTMPNIKQEVDNPATPTQNYQVCSPTTTLQNQEAICTKMDVPPDYGGGGGGGGGGGGGSACSGNGGAGSGSPGSPEMHHCSSTTQPLGTPEEGIKEEDMLPRRLCLVCGDVASGFHYGVASCEACKAFFKRTIQGNIEYTCPANGECEINKRRRKACQACRFQKCLRQGMLKEGVRLDRVRGGRQKYRRSTDPYIPVKTATLEASVASGGSGEQINNKMVEALAACEPDILQVSNLSHTLDTDQRILGQLSDLYDRELVGIIGWAKQIPGFSSLALNDQMRLLQSTWAEILTFSLAWRSMPNNGRLWFAQDFSLDERLARECHCTELYTHCIQIVERIQRLGLIKEEYYVLKALILANSDARSDEPQALYRFRDTILNSLSDCVAAVRPGQALRATQNMFLILPSLRQADGIVRRFWSSVYRTGKVPMNKLFVEMLEAAYYR, from the exons TGTGAAAAGGAGCGAGAACGATATGGAGGCCTGGATGTACGACGTG gtTTGTATGATGTCTGGCGCTACTACCGAAGGTATGATATGCTACAACAGAACCATGCCAAACATTAAACAAGAAGTCGACAACCCCGCCACGCCTACACAAAACTATCAAGTTTGTTCACCGACCACTACACTGCAAAATCAGGAG gCAATTTGCACAAAAATGGATGTGCCGCCTGATTacggcggcggtggtggtggtggtggtggtggtggtggtggcagtGCTTGTAGCGGAAATGGAGGCGCTGGTAGTGGAAGTCCAGGTAGTCCAGAGATGCATCACTGTTCATCGACGACTCAACCTTTAGGAACTCCCgag gaAGGCATCAAGGAGGAAGACATGTTGCCCAGGCGATTATGTCTCGTTTGCGGAGACGTTGCAAGTGGATTCCATTACGGTGTCGCATCTTGCGAGGCATGCAAAGCTTTCTTTAAGAGGACTATACAAG GTAACATTGAATATACTTGCCCGGCAAACGGAGAatgcgaaataaataaacgtagaAGAAAGGCGTGCCAGGCGTGCAGATTTCAAAAGTGTCTTCGCCAGGGAATGCTAAAGGAAGGTGTGCGATTGGATCGGGTTAGAGGTGGCAGGCAAAAATACAGAAGATCTACGGATCCTTACATCCCTGTGAAAACGGCTACTCTGGAAG cGAGCGTAGCATCCGGAGGATCTGGGGAACAAATAA ATAACAAAATGGTCGAAGCTCTAGCTGCGTGTGAACCCGATATTTTACAAGTATCGAATCTTTCTCACACTTTGGATACAGATCAAAGGATACTGGGACAGTTGTCGGATTTATATGATCGCGAATTAGTTGGAATTATcg gtTGGGCTAAACAAATACCGGGGTTCAGCAGTTTAGCTTTAAACGATCAAATGCGGCTTCTACAAAGTACATGGGCGGAAATTCTAACTTTCAGTTTAGCGTGGAGAAGTATGCCTAATAATGGCAGATTGTGGTTCGCTCAAGATTTCAGCTTGGATGAACGTCTGGCACGTGAATGCCATTGTACAGAGCTATATACGCAT TGCATCCAGATCGTAGAAAGGATTCAACGATTGGGTTTGATCAAAGAAGAGTACTATGTGCTGAAGGCATTGATTCTGGCGAATAGCGACGCTAGATCGGACGAACCTCAAGCTCTATATCGTTTCCGCGACACAATATTAAATTCCCTTTCGGACTGCGTAGCAGCCGTAAGGCCAGGACAGGCGTTACGTGCTACGCAAAACATGTTCCTAATACTGCCTAGTCTTAGACAGGCCGATGGAATTGTAAGGAGATTTTGGTCGAGTGTTTATAGAACGGGCAAAGTGCCGATGAACAAGCTCTTTGTAGAGATGTTGGAAGCTGCCTATTATCGATGA
- the LOC124951249 gene encoding steroid hormone receptor ERR2 isoform X3 encodes MTIAIYPRSIVKRSENDMEAWMYDVVCMMSGATTEGMICYNRTMPNIKQEVDNPATPTQNYQVCSPTTTLQNQEAICTKMDVPPDYGGGGGGGGGGGGGSACSGNGGAGSGSPGSPEMHHCSSTTQPLGTPEEGIKEEDMLPRRLCLVCGDVASGFHYGVASCEACKAFFKRTIQASNFTGNIEYTCPANGECEINKRRRKACQACRFQKCLRQGMLKEGVRLDRVRGGRQKYRRSTDPYIPVKTATLEDNKMVEALAACEPDILQVSNLSHTLDTDQRILGQLSDLYDRELVGIIGWAKQIPGFSSLALNDQMRLLQSTWAEILTFSLAWRSMPNNGRLWFAQDFSLDERLARECHCTELYTHCIQIVERIQRLGLIKEEYYVLKALILANSDARSDEPQALYRFRDTILNSLSDCVAAVRPGQALRATQNMFLILPSLRQADGIVRRFWSSVYRTGKVPMNKLFVEMLEAAYYR; translated from the exons TGTGAAAAGGAGCGAGAACGATATGGAGGCCTGGATGTACGACGTG gtTTGTATGATGTCTGGCGCTACTACCGAAGGTATGATATGCTACAACAGAACCATGCCAAACATTAAACAAGAAGTCGACAACCCCGCCACGCCTACACAAAACTATCAAGTTTGTTCACCGACCACTACACTGCAAAATCAGGAG gCAATTTGCACAAAAATGGATGTGCCGCCTGATTacggcggcggtggtggtggtggtggtggtggtggtggtggcagtGCTTGTAGCGGAAATGGAGGCGCTGGTAGTGGAAGTCCAGGTAGTCCAGAGATGCATCACTGTTCATCGACGACTCAACCTTTAGGAACTCCCgag gaAGGCATCAAGGAGGAAGACATGTTGCCCAGGCGATTATGTCTCGTTTGCGGAGACGTTGCAAGTGGATTCCATTACGGTGTCGCATCTTGCGAGGCATGCAAAGCTTTCTTTAAGAGGACTATACAAG cGAGTAACTTTACAGGTAACATTGAATATACTTGCCCGGCAAACGGAGAatgcgaaataaataaacgtagaAGAAAGGCGTGCCAGGCGTGCAGATTTCAAAAGTGTCTTCGCCAGGGAATGCTAAAGGAAGGTGTGCGATTGGATCGGGTTAGAGGTGGCAGGCAAAAATACAGAAGATCTACGGATCCTTACATCCCTGTGAAAACGGCTACTCTGGAAG ATAACAAAATGGTCGAAGCTCTAGCTGCGTGTGAACCCGATATTTTACAAGTATCGAATCTTTCTCACACTTTGGATACAGATCAAAGGATACTGGGACAGTTGTCGGATTTATATGATCGCGAATTAGTTGGAATTATcg gtTGGGCTAAACAAATACCGGGGTTCAGCAGTTTAGCTTTAAACGATCAAATGCGGCTTCTACAAAGTACATGGGCGGAAATTCTAACTTTCAGTTTAGCGTGGAGAAGTATGCCTAATAATGGCAGATTGTGGTTCGCTCAAGATTTCAGCTTGGATGAACGTCTGGCACGTGAATGCCATTGTACAGAGCTATATACGCAT TGCATCCAGATCGTAGAAAGGATTCAACGATTGGGTTTGATCAAAGAAGAGTACTATGTGCTGAAGGCATTGATTCTGGCGAATAGCGACGCTAGATCGGACGAACCTCAAGCTCTATATCGTTTCCGCGACACAATATTAAATTCCCTTTCGGACTGCGTAGCAGCCGTAAGGCCAGGACAGGCGTTACGTGCTACGCAAAACATGTTCCTAATACTGCCTAGTCTTAGACAGGCCGATGGAATTGTAAGGAGATTTTGGTCGAGTGTTTATAGAACGGGCAAAGTGCCGATGAACAAGCTCTTTGTAGAGATGTTGGAAGCTGCCTATTATCGATGA
- the LOC124951249 gene encoding steroid hormone receptor ERR1 isoform X6 produces the protein MEAWMYDVVCMMSGATTEGMICYNRTMPNIKQEVDNPATPTQNYQVCSPTTTLQNQEAICTKMDVPPDYGGGGGGGGGGGGGSACSGNGGAGSGSPGSPEMHHCSSTTQPLGTPEEGIKEEDMLPRRLCLVCGDVASGFHYGVASCEACKAFFKRTIQASNFTGNIEYTCPANGECEINKRRRKACQACRFQKCLRQGMLKEGVRLDRVRGGRQKYRRSTDPYIPVKTATLEASVASGGSGEQINNKMVEALAACEPDILQVSNLSHTLDTDQRILGQLSDLYDRELVGIIGWAKQIPGFSSLALNDQMRLLQSTWAEILTFSLAWRSMPNNGRLWFAQDFSLDERLARECHCTELYTHCIQIVERIQRLGLIKEEYYVLKALILANSDARSDEPQALYRFRDTILNSLSDCVAAVRPGQALRATQNMFLILPSLRQADGIVRRFWSSVYRTGKVPMNKLFVEMLEAAYYR, from the exons ATGGAGGCCTGGATGTACGACGTG gtTTGTATGATGTCTGGCGCTACTACCGAAGGTATGATATGCTACAACAGAACCATGCCAAACATTAAACAAGAAGTCGACAACCCCGCCACGCCTACACAAAACTATCAAGTTTGTTCACCGACCACTACACTGCAAAATCAGGAG gCAATTTGCACAAAAATGGATGTGCCGCCTGATTacggcggcggtggtggtggtggtggtggtggtggtggtggcagtGCTTGTAGCGGAAATGGAGGCGCTGGTAGTGGAAGTCCAGGTAGTCCAGAGATGCATCACTGTTCATCGACGACTCAACCTTTAGGAACTCCCgag gaAGGCATCAAGGAGGAAGACATGTTGCCCAGGCGATTATGTCTCGTTTGCGGAGACGTTGCAAGTGGATTCCATTACGGTGTCGCATCTTGCGAGGCATGCAAAGCTTTCTTTAAGAGGACTATACAAG cGAGTAACTTTACAGGTAACATTGAATATACTTGCCCGGCAAACGGAGAatgcgaaataaataaacgtagaAGAAAGGCGTGCCAGGCGTGCAGATTTCAAAAGTGTCTTCGCCAGGGAATGCTAAAGGAAGGTGTGCGATTGGATCGGGTTAGAGGTGGCAGGCAAAAATACAGAAGATCTACGGATCCTTACATCCCTGTGAAAACGGCTACTCTGGAAG cGAGCGTAGCATCCGGAGGATCTGGGGAACAAATAA ATAACAAAATGGTCGAAGCTCTAGCTGCGTGTGAACCCGATATTTTACAAGTATCGAATCTTTCTCACACTTTGGATACAGATCAAAGGATACTGGGACAGTTGTCGGATTTATATGATCGCGAATTAGTTGGAATTATcg gtTGGGCTAAACAAATACCGGGGTTCAGCAGTTTAGCTTTAAACGATCAAATGCGGCTTCTACAAAGTACATGGGCGGAAATTCTAACTTTCAGTTTAGCGTGGAGAAGTATGCCTAATAATGGCAGATTGTGGTTCGCTCAAGATTTCAGCTTGGATGAACGTCTGGCACGTGAATGCCATTGTACAGAGCTATATACGCAT TGCATCCAGATCGTAGAAAGGATTCAACGATTGGGTTTGATCAAAGAAGAGTACTATGTGCTGAAGGCATTGATTCTGGCGAATAGCGACGCTAGATCGGACGAACCTCAAGCTCTATATCGTTTCCGCGACACAATATTAAATTCCCTTTCGGACTGCGTAGCAGCCGTAAGGCCAGGACAGGCGTTACGTGCTACGCAAAACATGTTCCTAATACTGCCTAGTCTTAGACAGGCCGATGGAATTGTAAGGAGATTTTGGTCGAGTGTTTATAGAACGGGCAAAGTGCCGATGAACAAGCTCTTTGTAGAGATGTTGGAAGCTGCCTATTATCGATGA